The DNA segment TTTTCCCTCTGTCAGACAGTCTCTTGTGAGCTTATGGAGAAATCTGAATGTGTCCTCTTATTCATTTCTTTGCAGAGGCCATATAGACATGATAGAAGTGGGGATGGTCTCAACATCACTGAAGAAATGCTGAGGCCGGAATCAATGGCACGACAACTTAATGATCAGATTTCTCTCGCTAAGGCAATTGTCGTAATTGCAAAAGAAAGCAACAACCTTCAATTTGCATGGGAACTAAGCGCTCAAATCCGCAACTCACAGATGCTTCTTTCTAATGCTGCATCAAGAAGAAGTCCCTTGACGAACAGAGAATCAGAAAATGCAATTCGAGATATGGCACTTCTGCTTTACCAAGCCCAGCAATTTCACTATGACAGTGCAACCATGTTTATGAGACTGAAAGCTAAAATCCAAAGCCTTGAAGAACAGATGAACTCCTTCAGTGAGAAGAGTTCAAAATATGGACAAATAGCTGCTGAAGAAGTCCCTAAAAGTCTGTACTGCCTTGGTGTCCGGTTAACAGCTGAATGGTTCAGAAGTTCAAATTTGGAGAGAAAACTCAAGGAAGAAAAGCAAGTAGCTGCCAAACTTGTGGACACCGGTCTGTATCATTTCTGTGTATTTTCTGACAACATCCTTGCAACTTCAGTTGTGGTGAATTCAACAGCTATGAATTCCAAGAATCCTGATATGGTCGTCTTCCACCTTGTAACTGACGAGGTGAACTACGCTGCAATGAAGGCATGGTTCACCATGAACAGTTTCCGAGGAGTGACTGTTGATGTACAGAAGTTTGAAGACTTTAGTTGGTTAAATGCTTCATATGTACCTGTTCTCAAACAACTTCAAGACTCTGACACCCAGAACTACTACTTCTCTGGCAACCATGATAACAGCCGAACTCCGATCAAGTTCAGAAACCCTAAATATCTATCTATGCTTAACCATCTGAGGTTCTATATTCCAGAAGTTTTTCCTGCACTGAAGAAGGTTGTATTtcttgatgatgatgttgtagtGCAGAAGGATCTTTCAGCTCTGTTCTCCATAGACATGAATGGCAATGTAAATGGTGCAGTGGAGACTTGCATGGAGACATTTCATAGATATCACAAGTACCTAAATTATTCTCACCCACTTATACGTCAACATTTTGATCCTGATGCATGTGGGTGGGCCTTCGGGATGAATGTTTTCGATTTGGTTGAGTGGCGAAAAAGGAATGTTACTGGCATATATCATTACTGGCAGGAAAAGAATGTCGACCGCACTTTGTGGAAGCTTGGCACACTACCACCTGGACTGCTGACCTTCTATGGATTGACAGAGGCTTTGAATCCTTCATGGCATGTCTTAGGTTTGGGTTACACGAATGTCGATTCCAAATTGATAGAAAAGGGGGCTGTGCTGCATTACAATGGTAACTCAAAACCCTGGTTGAAGATTGGTATCGAAAAGTACAAACCTCTTTGGGAAAAATATGTTGATTATGGTCATCCTTTATTACAACTTTGCAACTTTCACTAAATTGGCATTATTGATTTATCGTAGTTCTAATAGAAGTGGTGGTCATTGATAAATTTATCGTTCTGGAAATCCGTAAGGGACTCTGTGAGATCGGAAGGTCTTAACTATTGTAATCTCTGTATTTAAACAGTTTTCCAGTTTATTGTAGTATAGACTTAAAGCATCAAGGCATCAAAATTGTCATCTTCTCTTGTTATATGATTCTATTAGTCATAATGGATATAATTTTGTGCTGTTGTATGATCTGGCCTGTTGGGCTAGTGGCTAGCATTTTAGTTTTGATCAAGTGGCCTGTTGTGCAGCTCTTTAGAAAATGTTTTCTCATTCATCCAATCACCTTAGTTTTTCCACATATAAAGAAGTAAGAAAAGAACAAGAACTATTACCCGATTATGGAAAACAAATCCGCAACCTTTTGCCATGCAAGAAAAGGGTAAAATCTAATTTTATAAACATACAGGAACCTACTATTAGGGGTGTAAGTGGATATCCAAAAATCTAATAAACCGACCGAACCGTACTGTATCGAATTAATTTTcaggtttcttttaataaaatcgtaggtttttatataatactataaccgtaccgataattagaataggttttttattttatgaaaaaaacCGAACTGTATTGAATAAATTtacatgtagaaaatatatttatatattaaatttaaaaataataaaacattaaaaaaaattgggcctttaaattataaaaatagttacAAGCCAACgggtaattaaactcaaaattccTAATTTTCAAACCTATTATCCTACTTCTATTGAAACTAAATAATTTCcagcatattcactagcaagacacaaggtattctagcgattatgagtagcaaactgcaatgtattgaatatgtttcattttgtatgatttaaatttatctttttgaatatttaaactttcatagactttattcttgagccCCAGATTGGTAAATATCTTTTTATTCAtgtgatttatattatttttgtctttacttgatgttacaccccatgttttcatacatGAAAGTACGCCATAGATAAGTTGACGGAAGCTCgaaaaatgagatattacatcccgcatttttcgtacgttaaagtttcgtcgtaagttaatcgacgtaagttcgggaatgggattattttgagattataagcattatgttatttcaaacaagtgattaataaatttgtgaaggtgagagggtaagcaaattgaagaaaataaatttcatcgaagtttgacattttgggatgaAATAcggccgagctaaaatacccggtatttatagactagtaccatacaagataccaCATGGTCATGATagtaaagtgtgttaaaagtgagtagtattctaagtaatttgggataattcttaattatgtgggtaattggttaattattgattagtgggagattaacaaATTAATCAAGAGATTAGTGGATAATTAATTAGAATTGTGGATAAGCTTAAATGCCAAAACGTGGCAGCCACTTAATTTACGGTTGATGACTCTTACAAGCCACTTGATTAGACTTTGGCATAGTCATCACATTGAAAAGACTTAGTCATTGATCAATAACGTGAAGATCCTAGCAGTTCTGCAATTTATGCAACGTAGCTATCCGCATATGTTAAAAGCAACAAGAAAACTTCATCTCCAACTTCTGGAGAGAGTTATGGAAGCTTAGTTGTATTACCTATGACAGCAAAAATGCTTAGATGTCATAAATGACACTATATGATAAGATTAATAACATTACTTCTCCTATTCATTTTTTAAGAATGAGATCAATAGCGATTGTCATTGGCTTAGTCCTCACCTTTGCAAAGTAATATTATTAGCTCAAAATTTTGCAATGGTAACATGAGATTTCTCTGAAATACTACACCGTTCAACGTGAAATGCTAATTCAAAGAAGGCCTGGTGCaacctttctcaagaatatcatacggattcttCCCTATTCGGATCCTCCGTTACGTGTTTTTGtaaaagagaatcggttcaggtatgttaaggctatcccttctttccttttgtcatgatccatacgatacaaataaaacgagcaaatacacaactttcataaatgactctattcatagaagtattaggggtgcctatgttcttgaattcccatgtctTATTGTCTATCGTCTGTTGATGGGtttcagaaaaatacgtaagttgaaaaagtttacatcatgatattattcaaaggcataatggtcttatgacattccgagagattttattgacgtacttctcatgcattgtatttatttatacatgtacattgacccatgaccagatggcgttatatacgtgtgtgtgtgtatatatatatatatgtgtgggatatgggatatgggaaaaggttacggtgttatatgcgcaccaccacctgatcagctagtatacgttgatgattttgtccacagtggccgagatgatatgatgggatgccctcagaggcctgatcaggttatgaaacatgtacttatgcatgacatgacatttatacacatatgcatgatactataattatttcatgaattacagagttatccagacttacaggttgagtcatttattctatatttcttccatgtttgttatgtacttatttaatgtgccttacatactcggtacattattcgtactgacatctctTTTGCCCGGGGATGCTGCGTTTTATGCCCGTAGGTCCGGATATataggttgagagccctccaagtaggctatcagctcaacgaaagatgttggtgcgcttcattta comes from the Nicotiana sylvestris chromosome 4, ASM39365v2, whole genome shotgun sequence genome and includes:
- the LOC104219450 gene encoding probable galacturonosyltransferase 10; the protein is MRRRNSDFRRPVRRRFSNVFWLTVCGLAILLLIILLSRETRDSSSRLVYTKRPYRHDRSGDGLNITEEMLRPESMARQLNDQISLAKAIVVIAKESNNLQFAWELSAQIRNSQMLLSNAASRRSPLTNRESENAIRDMALLLYQAQQFHYDSATMFMRLKAKIQSLEEQMNSFSEKSSKYGQIAAEEVPKSLYCLGVRLTAEWFRSSNLERKLKEEKQVAAKLVDTGLYHFCVFSDNILATSVVVNSTAMNSKNPDMVVFHLVTDEVNYAAMKAWFTMNSFRGVTVDVQKFEDFSWLNASYVPVLKQLQDSDTQNYYFSGNHDNSRTPIKFRNPKYLSMLNHLRFYIPEVFPALKKVVFLDDDVVVQKDLSALFSIDMNGNVNGAVETCMETFHRYHKYLNYSHPLIRQHFDPDACGWAFGMNVFDLVEWRKRNVTGIYHYWQEKNVDRTLWKLGTLPPGLLTFYGLTEALNPSWHVLGLGYTNVDSKLIEKGAVLHYNGNSKPWLKIGIEKYKPLWEKYVDYGHPLLQLCNFH